A window from Dama dama isolate Ldn47 chromosome 11, ASM3311817v1, whole genome shotgun sequence encodes these proteins:
- the OXER1 gene encoding oxoeicosanoid receptor 1: MGFPNLSHPSPLPSLSPSWLPLSLPPSPLSSSPSALTTALGSPGEATASCHPAFSPIVSALLAPVLGMEFVLGLVGNSLAFFIFCLRSRPWTSNTVFLLSLVVADFLLILNLPLRVDYYLLHETWRFGDTACKVNLFMIATNRTASVVFLTAVALKVARPHHALSRASAGGAARVAGGLWGALLLLNGHLLLTTHSSQSCLSYRLGTRPSASLRWHQALFVVEFFLPLALILFAIVSIMLTIRRRGLDGQVGPRRAMRVLAAVVGVYTICFLPSMVFGVASIVASRLRACRALDLCSQLFHGSLASTYLNSVLDPVLYCFSSPSFLRQGRALLGLAQGWQGSDGDKSTYWPSARRRACSRKAAATRRLQAEVSEEE, from the coding sequence atgggatttcctaacCTGAGccatccctctccccttccttctctctctccctcctggctccctctctccctccctccctctcccctgtcCTCCTCTCCCTCGGCCCTGACCACTGCCTTGGGGTCACCTGGAGAGGCCACTGCTTCTTGCCACCCGGCCTTCTCCCCCATCGTGTCTGCCCTCCTGGCGCCAGTCCTGGGCATGGAGTTTGTCCTGGGCCTGGTGGGGAACAGCCTGGCCTTCTTCATCTTCTGCTTGCGCTCGCGGCCCTGGACGTCCAACACCGTGTTCCTGCTCAGCCTGGTGGTCGCGGATTTCCTCCTGATCCTCAACCTGCCCCTTCGTGTCGATTACTACCTCCTCCACGAGACCTGGCGCTTCGGCGACACCGCCTGCAAAGTGAACCTGTTCATGATCGCCACCAACCGCACGGCCAGCGTGGTCTTCCTCACGGCCGTGGCGCTCAAGGTGGCGCGGCCACACCACGCGCTGAGCAGGGCCTCGGCTGGGGGCGCTGCCCGCGTGGCCGGGGGTCTCTGGGGGGCACTCCTGCTCCTCAACGGGCACCTGCTGctgaccacccactccagccaGTCCTGCCTCAGTTACCGGCTGGGCACGAGACCCTCGGCCTCACTCAGATGGCACCAGGCCCTGTTCGTGGTGGAGTTCTTCCTGCCGCTGGCGCTCATCCTCTTTGCCATCGTGAGCATCATGCTCACCATCCGCCGCCGCGGCCTGGACGGGCAGGTGGGCCCGCGGAGGGCCATGCGCGTCCTCGCCGCTGTGGTGGGCGTCTACACCATCTGCTTCCTGCCTAGCATGGTCTTCGGCGTCGCTTCCATCGTGGCCTCCCGCCTGCGTGCCTGCCGCGCCCTGGATCTCTGCTCGCAGCTCTTCCACGGCTCCCTGGCCTCCACCTACCTCAACAGCGTCCTAGACCCCGTGCTCTATTGCTTCTCCAGCCCCAGCTTCCTCCGCCAGGGGCGGGCGCTGCTGGGCCTCGCCCAGGGCTGGCAAGGCTCAGACGGCGACAAGAGCACCTACTGGCCCTCCGCCAGGCGCAGGGCATGCTCTAGGAAGGCGGCGGCCACAAGGAGGCTGCAGGCGGAGGTCTCGGAGGAAGAGTGA